A section of the Cottoperca gobio chromosome 17, fCotGob3.1, whole genome shotgun sequence genome encodes:
- the LOC115022638 gene encoding E3 ubiquitin/ISG15 ligase TRIM25-like isoform X3, protein MEDTEKTKLEQMLICPVCQDTFKDPRQLPCGHSICMVCLENMMDHTSDFPFRCPDCRTFFGPIIEVQKSYALANIVEHFRVNKRSRQEEQTKSVYCDCCLEEKTLAIKTCLKCEVSLCKDHLKDHLELPVFTGHPLVRPLGDLLERKCPHHEDKVLRYYCNASMRYICNVCALESKQHNLATEASSVLRRQLTEYMDQRFDMLKEQIGESRDKLQKDIQHKKVKPAVSPLNSVTVVLLFLWFIVLYYAYNYSVENQMLTEALDKQQNLVHHIYSTIAELLVDHPKKSHKPPETEDQGDDLLKHWNGNIS, encoded by the exons ATGGAAgatacagagaaaacaaagcttGAGCAGATGCTGATATGCCCCGTGTGCCAGGACACCTTTAAGGATCCCCGGCAGCTGCCCTGTGGACACAGCATTTGTATGGTCTGTCTGGAAAACATGATGGATCACACCTCAGACTTTCCCTTCCGTTGCCCAGACTGTAGGACATTTTTTGGACCAATCATTGAGGTGCAGAAGAGCTACGCACTGGCCAACATCGTAGAGCATTTCAGGGTGAACAAGAGGAGCAGG caggaagaGCAGACAAAAAGCGTGTACTGCGACTGCTGCTTGGAAGAAAAAACTCTGGCCATCAAAACGTGTCTGAAGTGTGAAGTGTCGCTGTGCAAAGATCACCTCAAGGACCACCTGGAGCTGCCGGTGTTCACGGGACACCCCTTGGTAAGGCCTCTTGGGGACCTGCTGGAGAGGAAATGCCCGCATCACGAGGACAAGGTGCTGAGGTACTATTGCAACGCTTCTATGCGCTACATCTGCAACGTGTGCGCCCTGGAGAGCAAGCAGCACAATCTGGCCACGGAGGCCTCCTCTGTCCTGCGGAGACAGCTGACT gagtACATGGACCAACGCTTCGACATGCTCAAGGAGCAAATTGGAGAATCGAGAGACAAACTGCAAAAAGACATCCAACATAAA AAAGTGAAACCGGCCGTCTCGCCCCTCAACAGTGTCACAGTGGTGCTGCTTTTTCTGTGGTTCATTGTTCTGTATTACG CTTACAACTACTCTGTGGAGAACCAGATGCTAACAGAAGCGCTGGACAAACAGCAGAACCTTGTGCATCACATTTATTCCACCATTGCAG AACTCTTGGTTGATCATCCAAAAAAGAGCCACAAACCTCCAGAGACAGAAGATCAAGGAGACGATCTGTTGAAACATTGGAATGGAAATATTAGTTAA
- the LOC115022638 gene encoding E3 ubiquitin/ISG15 ligase TRIM25-like isoform X1, with the protein MEDTEKTKLEQMLICPVCQDTFKDPRQLPCGHSICMVCLENMMDHTSDFPFRCPDCRTFFGPIIEVQKSYALANIVEHFRVNKRSRQEEQTKSVYCDCCLEEKTLAIKTCLKCEVSLCKDHLKDHLELPVFTGHPLVRPLGDLLERKCPHHEDKVLRYYCNASMRYICNVCALESKQHNLATEASSVLRRQLTEYMDQRFDMLKEQIGESRDKLQKDIQHKKVKPAVSPLNSVTVVLLFLWFIVLYYAYNYSVENQMLTEALDKQQNLVHHIYSTIAGKPPEELNQLVKSFLFLYKELLVDHPKKSHKPPETEDQGDDLLKHWNGNIS; encoded by the exons ATGGAAgatacagagaaaacaaagcttGAGCAGATGCTGATATGCCCCGTGTGCCAGGACACCTTTAAGGATCCCCGGCAGCTGCCCTGTGGACACAGCATTTGTATGGTCTGTCTGGAAAACATGATGGATCACACCTCAGACTTTCCCTTCCGTTGCCCAGACTGTAGGACATTTTTTGGACCAATCATTGAGGTGCAGAAGAGCTACGCACTGGCCAACATCGTAGAGCATTTCAGGGTGAACAAGAGGAGCAGG caggaagaGCAGACAAAAAGCGTGTACTGCGACTGCTGCTTGGAAGAAAAAACTCTGGCCATCAAAACGTGTCTGAAGTGTGAAGTGTCGCTGTGCAAAGATCACCTCAAGGACCACCTGGAGCTGCCGGTGTTCACGGGACACCCCTTGGTAAGGCCTCTTGGGGACCTGCTGGAGAGGAAATGCCCGCATCACGAGGACAAGGTGCTGAGGTACTATTGCAACGCTTCTATGCGCTACATCTGCAACGTGTGCGCCCTGGAGAGCAAGCAGCACAATCTGGCCACGGAGGCCTCCTCTGTCCTGCGGAGACAGCTGACT gagtACATGGACCAACGCTTCGACATGCTCAAGGAGCAAATTGGAGAATCGAGAGACAAACTGCAAAAAGACATCCAACATAAA AAAGTGAAACCGGCCGTCTCGCCCCTCAACAGTGTCACAGTGGTGCTGCTTTTTCTGTGGTTCATTGTTCTGTATTACG CTTACAACTACTCTGTGGAGAACCAGATGCTAACAGAAGCGCTGGACAAACAGCAGAACCTTGTGCATCACATTTATTCCACCATTGCAG GGAAACCTCCTGAGGAACTCAACCAACTTgtaaaatcttttctttttctttacaaagAACTCTTGGTTGATCATCCAAAAAAGAGCCACAAACCTCCAGAGACAGAAGATCAAGGAGACGATCTGTTGAAACATTGGAATGGAAATATTAGTTAA
- the LOC115022638 gene encoding E3 ubiquitin/ISG15 ligase TRIM25-like isoform X2: MEDTEKTKLEQMLICPVCQDTFKDPRQLPCGHSICMVCLENMMDHTSDFPFRCPDCRTFFGPIIEVQKSYALANIVEHFRVNKRSREEQTKSVYCDCCLEEKTLAIKTCLKCEVSLCKDHLKDHLELPVFTGHPLVRPLGDLLERKCPHHEDKVLRYYCNASMRYICNVCALESKQHNLATEASSVLRRQLTEYMDQRFDMLKEQIGESRDKLQKDIQHKKVKPAVSPLNSVTVVLLFLWFIVLYYAYNYSVENQMLTEALDKQQNLVHHIYSTIAGKPPEELNQLVKSFLFLYKELLVDHPKKSHKPPETEDQGDDLLKHWNGNIS, translated from the exons ATGGAAgatacagagaaaacaaagcttGAGCAGATGCTGATATGCCCCGTGTGCCAGGACACCTTTAAGGATCCCCGGCAGCTGCCCTGTGGACACAGCATTTGTATGGTCTGTCTGGAAAACATGATGGATCACACCTCAGACTTTCCCTTCCGTTGCCCAGACTGTAGGACATTTTTTGGACCAATCATTGAGGTGCAGAAGAGCTACGCACTGGCCAACATCGTAGAGCATTTCAGGGTGAACAAGAGGAGCAGG gaagaGCAGACAAAAAGCGTGTACTGCGACTGCTGCTTGGAAGAAAAAACTCTGGCCATCAAAACGTGTCTGAAGTGTGAAGTGTCGCTGTGCAAAGATCACCTCAAGGACCACCTGGAGCTGCCGGTGTTCACGGGACACCCCTTGGTAAGGCCTCTTGGGGACCTGCTGGAGAGGAAATGCCCGCATCACGAGGACAAGGTGCTGAGGTACTATTGCAACGCTTCTATGCGCTACATCTGCAACGTGTGCGCCCTGGAGAGCAAGCAGCACAATCTGGCCACGGAGGCCTCCTCTGTCCTGCGGAGACAGCTGACT gagtACATGGACCAACGCTTCGACATGCTCAAGGAGCAAATTGGAGAATCGAGAGACAAACTGCAAAAAGACATCCAACATAAA AAAGTGAAACCGGCCGTCTCGCCCCTCAACAGTGTCACAGTGGTGCTGCTTTTTCTGTGGTTCATTGTTCTGTATTACG CTTACAACTACTCTGTGGAGAACCAGATGCTAACAGAAGCGCTGGACAAACAGCAGAACCTTGTGCATCACATTTATTCCACCATTGCAG GGAAACCTCCTGAGGAACTCAACCAACTTgtaaaatcttttctttttctttacaaagAACTCTTGGTTGATCATCCAAAAAAGAGCCACAAACCTCCAGAGACAGAAGATCAAGGAGACGATCTGTTGAAACATTGGAATGGAAATATTAGTTAA